In Lycium ferocissimum isolate CSIRO_LF1 chromosome 7, AGI_CSIRO_Lferr_CH_V1, whole genome shotgun sequence, the sequence GATATAGGAACACATTGCATCAGAGATAATATTCTTGGCATGTGAAGTTTTATAGAATAATATTACTGATGGAATAGCGTCAAAACATTTTTCGAGCGTATTAAAATGAAACtgttaccattctcaaaaaacaaaaaactaaaatatctTACAAATCGGGAAAACAGAATATTAAAACTGAGAAAAAGGAGATACTTTCTTTTTAGCTGCTTCTGTTGTGTACATCTGTTGAATTTGGGTTGACTTTCTCCAGGTTGGATACCTACTTGGTTTGGGTGATCGACATCCTAGTAACCTCATGCTTCACCGATATAGGTACCATTGTACTCTGTGATTGCATTTTCTTTCTGATGACAAAAGGTTTAATATATTTCTATTGGTCATGCAGTGGGAAGATTTTGCATATTGATTTTGGAGATTGCTTTGAAGCTTCAATGAATCGGGAGAAGTTTCCAGAGAAGGTAAATTATTATGTTCAAAAAATGGCTTTTCAGAAATTGTATGTGCTTTCTTCAAGGAAACTAATAGCTTTTGTAACAAACTTTGTATAGGTTCCGTTTCGCCTCACTAGAATGCTTGTAAAAGCAATGGAGGTTAGCGGTATAGAGGGAAATTTCCGGTCAACATGTGAGAATGTAATGCAAGTTCTCCGACTGCATAAAGATAGTGTTATGGCTATGATGGAGGTAAATTTTTGGCATCACTCTTACCTTGTAAACTGTATGATGGGGCCACACTGTAATGGTATGAATATTGATCGGTCTATATTGAACTCCTTTTTTGTGTACGCTTATGGGGCTGTTTTCAAGTCCAAAAAGATCTCGAAGTCGACTATGATATCTTCTGAAGAACACAACTGGGTGATAAAAGGGCGTTCTATCTAATTTAATGACTTAATGACTTAGATGATTGAAAAATTAGAATCTATCCGGGCCTTAAATTGCCATGTTGAATAATTGAAGGCCTTAATTGAGACTAGTAAATAATTGTCACTGCAAGTTAAACTCACAGTGAAAAGAGGAACACCTTCCATCAATTTGAGATGCTTGGTTTCATTCCTTGAATAATATTAAGGTTGCTCTTGGGAGTTTGTCTTTTTTGTCTTGTAATGATGTAAATGTTTTAGTTACAGTTTCAAGTTATCAGCTTATTTCGATCTTcattgtcttttttcttttttttcttttcaggcCTTTGTTCATGATCCACTTATAAATTGGCGTCTTTTCAATTTCAATGAAGTTCCGCAAATGTCCACACTTGCCGGTGCACATCCTCCTGTTGTGAACAGTGAGGAGTCCTCTTCAAATAGAGAGCTTCTTCAGCCACAAAGGGGTGCAAGAGAGAGAGAACTGCTTCAGGTTTTAATCAATTATGCTTGTGAAGTATTCTGGGGATGCATGCTTCATGCTTACagttttaattctttttctaGGCGGTCAATCAATTAGGTGATGCCAATGAAGTTCTAAATGAACGTGCTGTGGCTGTCATGGCTCGAATGAGTAATAAACTTACTGGACGTGATTTTGCTGCTACCTCTGCATCTTCAAGCTCTCTACAGCATGCACTGGATCACAGTACGTTAATTTCTGGAGAGACGCGTGAAGCTGATCACGGTTTATCAGTGAAACTACAAGTCCAAAAACTTATTCAGCAAGCAATGTCTCATGAAAATCTATGCCAAAATTATGTTGGGTAAGATCCAGATTCCCAGGACATCCCCCCCCTCGCTGAATTGTTTCATTGCTCTGAATTtaacttttgttttgttttaattgtATGCTCCATTTCTTCCGATAAAGATTTAACTGTGTGCTCCATAACACTTGCAATAGGTTAAGAAGACGCTTAAAGAGTCTGAATCTACCAAGCTAGTGAAAAATTTTGCTCAGTAATTGTGTGACctattttagcaaataatttttggatatacTATCACCTTGGTATTTAACTCTTGATGCAAGAACTCATTAGGATTTGGTGGCCCAGTTACTTCCCTCAAATGTTAGATAAACCCGTGGATCAACTGAGCAGACTTGTGAATTAATCTTTGGGGAATGCTGTCTTTGACTTTTGATAAAATAGATTTTTCTCATGGCTTAAGAAGTAAAATGGAAGAGACTAGAATAACGCCCGCTCCTTGGTTTTGCACATTTGGTGTTTGAATGTTCTTGCTTAAAATTTTAACTCTTGATCTTGTGGTGAAATTTCATGTTCAAATGTGCAAATCCTGAATCTGAAGGGGTGCTTTTGTCGAATAAGAATTTTAACTGCAGAGTAAAAGGTTGTGTACTTTGTTCTTTAGTCTAATCATGGTAGCCTTGTTCTTTATTTCAGGTGGTGTCCATTTTGGTAGGTTCTGGATGGTAATTATCTGTATATATTTGTACATAGTGTTTGGATCCTTTGGAGGACTTCTTGGTGGAAGTCCATAATGTACATAATTTAGAGGTCTATGTAAATTCCTAAGTTTATGGTAGCAATTTGTTGTATTAAGGAAGTCAGCTTGTCGGCTGCATGTAATCTAGCTCCAAGTGGAAGTTCAATAAGACTGGAAGGATCCTAGAATAGTGCATATAGTTATTTGTACAGCTATTTACATGGTGAAATGAACCCTTGTGAAGAGAATAAAGTTGGTTGTCTTGCATCGAAAGCTTTTTTGTATTCTTGATCCTCCAGCATATCTGGTAATCCTGATTGATGATTAATGGAATTGTTTCTCTCTAGTCCTCTAGTCTGATGGATCGCCCTCTCTTTAATGAACGGATCGACGAATTTCATGTCTTCATCTGACAAGATCAATCCACAAAGATGTCACTTCACTTTCAACTTGCAGAGTCCTAATACGAattcattgatgaatttgggttGTCTCATTTTCTTCAGTCTACCACGTGCTCTGTGAGGAGCAAGATTTTGTTCTCCGGTAAGGCTGATAGGTTGCGCGAGTCCTCCTTTACTCATACTTAAATACCAAGTTTTTGTCTATGGCAGGGTTTAAACTTTTGACGTACATCTAATTCACATGTCACTTGTGCTCTTTATCACTAGGCCAAAGTCCTGGAGGCATAAAACAACCAATAATATTAGGTGTTTCCCAAGTTTTCATGGTAATATAGGCGTGCTGGTTATTTTAGGTACATCTAGGAATGAGTTAAGGTGGGAGACTTAAGTTAGACCTTACGTTAGGGTGGCATCATTGGTTGAAttctattttataacacgtGAGCGCGCGcgcgcacatatatatatatacacgttcTTTGAGTTGGTGAAGTATCTATATCAAGAACTTTAATAATGTATATATGCTCGATGACACCAAAAGTATGAGTTTGTGTTTAGAATATTTCACAATTATTGGCTTCTATTAATTCATTAATGCAGTTACGATAATATTGTTTATTGCGTTTTGTAATCATCCAGTCTCTAAaagtaattatttaaaaaattctcCAGAAAGGTCATTTGTTATCCCCAACATCAACTTCTTACATCATGTGGAAAGTAGGGACGATAAAACAGAAAAGAGTGGAAAGCAGTTCTTTTGAAAATTCCAAGTAGAGCAAAGTATACAAATAATTTGTAGGAGTACTAAATAGTTAACTTTTGAATTTGGATGGAATTTAGAAAACCCTTTGACTAGCAATGCTCTCTACTATTCAAAGTTTAAAGTTTAGAAGAAATTCTGAATATTTAACCTTCACgcgtattttttttaaaaaaaattaaatttgttgtttttggtgtttcaaaatattaatCACGTTTTCAAACTGTTCATTCAAAAAGGGTTAGGCTTGAATCGACACAACTGGAGCACGTTTAAGAGTCGCTAATAATAGGTGAAAAGAGGTCCTAAAGGAAGAATCTTTATACAAATTCAAAGTCGTTGCTTATAATCACAGTTAATCGAATCGATAGAAGAACATAGTAATAATTCGTTTTTCAAGCATACCccatttaaaataataaaaagaaaagaacacaCCCCATTTTTTCCCAAGTCCAACAAAAACTGCGCCATGAgtcaataataataaaatttcacaGCTATTTTAGTTGGAAATTACCTTTTAACTTGTACccagttttaattttttttttttgcacgttTATTCATTTTTGAATGACTttagattaataaaaaaaaaatgacttcaGATTGTAGTGTCAAAGCCTAACTTTCAAATAGAAATATCTAAAGTTATATATGACTGAAGTTCAAACgaaaatgattgaatttcagCCACTTCAGGCATATATGCCTGAACATCAAGTAATAAGGTGTGAATTTCAGTTACATGTGTCTGAACTTCAACAATGTGAAATTTTAAACACCGTATATTGAAGTTATTAGGAAATAAATGTGAAATTTTAAACACCATATATTGAAGTTATTACGAAGTAAATAGACTTGTAAATTACCAACACAATGTACATAGGACTTAAATGGTGATCTCCAAATCAAGTGTATGTGCACATCCGCCTCAACAACACGTTCCTAATTTCTCTTCAAAGTAACACGTGTTTCATTAAATGACCCAAAGTTTGTCTGACTCACACTGGCCAATAGAAATAGACCCACGTAGTTAACCGTTAAAAAAGTTAGGCCAACTCGTGCCTACTGTTCTGTACCGCCTTTTTTCAGTTGTTCCTCTGTTTCAAACATCATGTAACTGTTCCCTACTTACTTTAGGACAAACACTGGACCCATCTTACTAGGGTTTTTGCTGTTTTTTCCAAACTAAACCCTTATTCCATAGAAGCATatactatttttatatatacatctgtacttcttttttattattctcCTCCGTGTACCTTGTAAACTccacacaaagaaagaaagtatttATGTAATCTATAGTCAGGTGCTATAGTTACAAAATCTTGGCGGAGTTTTCTAGGTACTTAATAGCTTATATATTTGTCAGCAAGTTGTAATTTCTTTTAAAGACTTTCTTTTGTGGCCTTTAACCTTTGATAATATTTTGTGGGGTTTTGGTTTTCTTTGTAAAGATGGCAGTAGTGGGAGATTTAGCTTTGATGGGGACTAAGATTAGTACTTCAAATAAGTTAATTAGTAAATTGGAGAAAAGGGTATTTGGTGTTCCAATTTCTTCAAGTCAAAGATTTAGTTTTTCTCATGCTAGAAATTTGGAAGTCAACAAATCAAGAACTGCAATTAGAGCAGTGTTGCAAGTGGAGAAAATTCAAAGTTCAAGTGAATTAAAAGAAGGGTCTTTATTAGGCTTTGATGTTGTGTCAGAAAAGGAGCTTAAAGAAAATGGATTTTTGGGGTTAAGGAAAACAAAACTTGTGTGTACAATTGGTCCAGCTTGTTCTTCTTTAGATGAATTGGAGAAATTGGCTATGGCAGGTATGAATGTGGCTAGGCTAAATATGTGTCATAATTCAAGAGAGTGGCATCAAGATGTGATTAGGAAAATTAAGAAGTTGAATCAAGAAAAGGGGTATAGTGTATCAGTCATGATTGATACAGAGGGGAATCAAATACAAATAGTTGATCATGGCTCTTCATCTTCTGTCAAAGCAGAGGTAATTAaccaaattattttcttgtataataATGTTGTTTGGGTCAATTTCTCATAGGTCTTTGAATTTTATCCACTGTAACAGTAAAGTAAaagaagaaactaatttttgtcACATTAAAGTGATTGAATTTTATCCAATTACAATTATGtagttgcaattttttttttttttttttgagattgtAAAGTaattgaactaggtgtgaattgCTCATAAGACTGGAGATTTCCGGCGCCGCCGAGTAATctgtttttgtttctttctttttttgtttgatttaaatgtttttaattgtcttttgttttataaaatatgGGGAGTCACAAATTTTTAGAAGGTCAAGGTTTTATTTTCAGATTCGAAATTTGACATTCCATTCATTTGTATTTTCTGAGAAATTGACAGTGtaacaacaaatattttttgtgaCTGATCGATATAGTAGGTAAAACAAaagcatttttttaattttattgttataTTGTGTACGTGAAGTTACCCCAATACTGTTGTAAAGTGAAAGTTTGTAGTCTAAATTGGATTATGTTCATGTTGATCATTATAGGAGGATTCAATCTGGTACTTTACTACCGAGAAATTTGAAGGTTCTCGTCCATTTACAATTCAGGCAAATTATGAAGGTTTTTCTGAAGGTAAGTCTCGGTGATAAATGATTATTGTTTCctgtttggttttaaaaagttAGATTGAGGTTAAATTCTCGTTCTCCTATTTAGGGGTCAATCCTGGTGATGAAATTGTCATAGATGGAGGAATGGCAACCTTTGAAGTTATAGAGAGAGTTGGGAACGACCTGCGCTGCCAGTGCACAGACCCCGGTATACTTCTGCCTAGAGCTAAGTTGAGTTTCTGGAGAGATGGCACACTTTTAGGAAGAGATTATGATCTCCCCACTTTATCCACAAAGGTCAGTAAATTTATGGGATAATTACAGTTTTGGACCGCTCTAGGAAATAATAGCCGgcaaatgtatatgttttgtatattaagtataaatatacataactatacatataataaacataaatatatatagtcagtgtatatgttttgtatattttggctagcacCCGTAAATAATTTTGGCCGAAGggtcaaaaatgaaaaaagtccTAAATTTATTGCTCGAACTTTTTActcattgaaaagaaaaaaattatgctCGAGTTTAACTTAAACAGGGCTGTTTTTCTTCGACATGATCCATCTTAAGTGTTTGAGATGACATAAATGATCTGATAATTGATAGGTCTAAGTGACCAGTTTTGACTGTTTTTGaacaattgaattttttttcaatcataTGAAGGTTTTAACCAAGCTGAATCTCAAACCTttatcctccccccccccccctttttttttttttttttttttttgggttgataAAATGAATCTCTAACCTTTCTGATGCACATTTATGATCTACCCCAGCAATTGAACATAAAGTTGTAATTTTCTTATGAGTTATATCTCCAATATGAATATTTTATCTTGCTGATGCACACTTCATGATCTACAGGATTGGTCAGACATTGTGTTTGGAATATCTGAAGATATTGATTTCATTGCAGTCTCATTTGTAAAAGATGCCGATGCAATCAAGCATCTGAGGGACTACCTCGCAACTAAATCCTCCAAGTAAGTCAAGTGAGCAAAAGATTTGTTTTTTTAACTTAACAATTATCTCCCACCTCTGTCCTTACCTTAACCGCATAACTTTTGGTCCACTTATAGCTGCATTCCTCATCATTGAATTAGTATTGCTCTGTCTATTTTACTACTCTCTCTGTCTCATTTcatgtgacactctttcctttgtTAGTCGGCCCCAAAAAGAGTGACATTCTGTATTTAGAAACaacttaattttaaacttaccattttacccttaatgagatgatttatagccacacaactATGACTTGGCTTGTTTTAGACTACTAGTTTCAAAAGGCTTcatttcattcttaaactccgtgctcagtcaaacaccttcaaataaattgggacggTGGGAGTATAATTTTTCACCTAGATTCAAAGAGTACTTGGGATCATGAAAACTTTCTGGGTTTGATCGCAGGGCAATAAAAGTGTTGGCGAAGATAGAGAGCCTAGAGTCTCTTCGAAGGTTGGAAGAGATTGTTGAGGCTTCTGATGGGATTATGATAGCAAGGGGAGATCTAGGAGTTGAGATTCCGCTCGAACAGATTCCATCTGTTCAGGAAGAAATTACTTATGTTTGCAGGCAGCTAAACAAGCCCGTTATCGTGGCCTCTCAACTTCTAGAATCAATGGTCGAATACCCAACTCCAACACGAGCAGAGGTACTGACCTTTTTTTCCTAGTGAAATTTTTTGCGTTTAGTAAAACTTAATCTCTTCCTGTTTTACCATTTGTCAGTACTTTCTAGTTTTCTTGTTTCAATGCTGCtaatgtattcctactaatgaGAAGCTATTTAATGTGATAGGTTGCAGATATTTCCGAAGCGGTACGACAATATGCTGATGCATTGATGTTATCTGGTGAGTCAGCCATTGGATCATATGGAATGAAGGCTCTTTCTGTCTTGCGTACAACTAGCACCCGAATGGAACAATCATGTCGTGAAGAGAACAGGCAAACTTTGTTGCATCAGTGTGCACTTGGAGTATCTTTGCCAGATCAAATTGCTGAGCAAATCTGCAATTGTGCAGTGGAAATGGGTAATTTCCCTCTCCTTCCCTTTACTGCATCCATGGgtgtgtttttatgtgtcaataattgcatattttgttaGTTTGTTGAATATAAAATATCAAGGAAATTGAAGGTAATGATCCTGATGTCTGTTAAAGTGTGTGACCATTTTCATCTAAAAATTTTAGAGAGAACAGACTTTTAATTATTGAATTATATCTTTAACACCCCTCACGTGTGGCCTTATTCTTTTTCATTGGCCAAGAACGTGAACATTCTTGTTGATAATGGATGGCAGTGAGATTTGAACTCATAACTCTTGCCTGCTTTGACACCATATTGAATTGTATGACCATCTCAGCTAAAATCCAAAACTATTACAAGATAAGAGAGCATACCTTTTTTATGTACTTAACTATCTAATGTCTCAACAACCTGTTTGTCATTGATCTTAACCAATTTCTTTTTTACATACTCCAGCTGACAACCTAGGGGTGGATGCTATATTTGTGTACACAAGGCATGGGAAGATGGCGTCTCTTCTTTCGCGCAACCGTCCAAATCCTCCTATATTTGCCTTCACGAACGACAACAGCACGCGGATGGCTCTCAATTTGCAGTGGGGAGTTACTCCCCTTCTCACTGACCTGTCAGACGACATGGAAGGAAACGTTAAGAAAACTGTCGAACTTATAAAAGCTAAGGGGATGATAAAGAAGGATGATGCTATTTTGGTGGTATCAGATTTCATCCCAATTTCTGCTGCCCGGTCAATTTTCCAGTCCATTCAGGTTATGACCATAACATAGGATATCTTTAAGCAGATATTGCATTATTTCCTGTATGTTTGGAAGAGAgatttttttactattttgaGTGTATGCCATATTCTATTCATATCAAGCAAAGCAAGTTCTTGAACTTCAGCTCTGTTTCTTGCTGTTTTGGCAAattgaatttgttttcaaattcaCTCTTACTGATTCAGTTAGTTGATTATTAATTAAATGAGATGTTTAAGACAGATAAAGGATAATTTAGGCAAATATTCTTATAATTACGGCTTTCAAAATGTCTTTCTTAGCAGGAGTGCAAAAATCTTAAAAGACGGAGTAACATTTTGTCTTTGGTCCATTTTGTGCAGAGCAGTAAGGTTCAAGTTGAAatttattatttgtatggtACAAAAAGAGTAGCCAATGATGTTTACGAGTCAAGCCAATTGTAACATAATTGAATAGACAATAATGTAAGTACTGGTAAATGTCCAAATATTTCGAGGAGAGAGAGTCAACAGCACATTGCGTATATTTCTGTAAAAATTAAACCAGTAGGTGTGTCGTGCATGTTTCTGCACCAGTTTGACGGCTCTATTTCAATTTTGTAAAGTCATTGATTGCAACAATatctgttttatttgatttcatATTTTGGTTTTTAGTTCAAAGATTTTTTATTAAACATTTCATGTGAAGATGAGCCAATTAAAAAGATGCGTTTGGTCAAGTTGGTTAAGAGACTTGAGCAATTGAATTTTAATAGGCAATTGTGGAAGAGTCCAAAGTCCAAGGCAACTCTCCAACTTGTGAGCTAACAAGTATTTGCCAAGTTTGTTTTATATGCTTCACGTGTCAATTTTGTACAAAAAGAAAATGGTTTCTTCTTCCTCCATTGATTGATTTTGTTTGTTTAACAGAATAACAAGTTACTATATTGGaggataaaattataaattccttcactgatttgttttttttcaaaatcatgtcatattcaAAGTCTACCCAACCAATCTCGATCGCGCCGGATAAACATACTAGCAGTGGTGGAGTCAGAATTTTTAGTAAGgggaattcaaaatataaagtagtaaacatacaaaaaagttaaagattcaACACCTAAATCTAATTTTGAccttatatatttaatatagtttttcgACAAAAGAGATTCAGATAAACCCTTGAGGTATCCTAGCTACGCCCATACGTACTAGGATGGTTGAAATGTTTTGTGTAAAAAATTCTCCATTGCTAAGCCTGTAAATGAATCACAACTAGCTAAACACACTCTTATATGGAATTACTCTTTCGCGAGATTGTAAACAGATACATAGAGATTGTTGTTGCCAATGACGGATGTTGtataacttattttaaataatataaaattaaaatatcattttcttgcgaagagaaaatcatttttctttctataattGCTACATCCGAATCTACTACTGCTGTTTTGTCATACATGGATGATAAGTCCAAAGAAGCAATAATAATTTATCATGCAAGAAATATCAAATTGCTATCGTTGGTTATTGACGGCTATTATTAGCCTTCTCGAAGAGTCACCTCagaataattttaattaatcttttaGGATAAATATACTCCGTATTACAATAGTCAAACTTTTTTATTAAgctgtttttcttattttgcaGGTGACAACCAAGCGATTTAAATGGAGTACTATACTATAGTAGGTAACCTGCATTCTTGTCTATGTCACCGATATCATTTTTCATGTACTTATAAGTTATAACAGCGTATATTTTTTAGGAGAAGCGAGTGGGCAAAAATTCGTTTTAAATTAGTGTATAAAGTTAGAGCCCGTCCTAATTTCTTTGGTATTTTATGGTGAATCTAATGAATTTGTAGATTTAAAACCTCTAAATTAATTCACACTATTAGAAGTAAATTATAGATTCTCATAAAATTGCTACTCCCTTTGTTTCAGTCTGTTTGGCTTAATTCGGAGTACGAGGGTCCAACTAATTGATGTTTGATGCGAATTCATATataaatcttcaatttttttgacgtaaaatttatatatttagaaactacgtAAAAAATATTAGTATAATTTACAATAGTTGATAACTCAAAAATATTTAGAACGTACTTAGAAAAGATTAAGGTTAAAAATCTTTAACTGGCAATTGAGAGAAATAGATTGAAACGAAAGGAGTAAGAATTACAACTATGTacttcttttgatttctttaaAGAACGCTGTTAATACTAATTATGTGAATCAAAATCTTGATTCCTAAAAtagtgaaacaaaaaaaaatgaatatgagaaaaaaCGGGCCAAACATTTTTTGGAAACCTTTTGCAGGAAAAAAAAACTGGTTGGTTGATTGGTGCAGCGCAAGCAATTATCTTGGAAGGCGACACATATGATCACTACTCGGCTCTACAGCTATGACTTATGGCTACAAAATTGCCAAGTCATTGCTAAAAAATTCTAAGgtacacacaacacaacaaactggTGGAGTAAGAAAGAGAAACAGTTATTCCACAGTTTCACTAATGAAGCTTCTTGAATTCTAGCTAACTTAATACAATACTCCTATCTTAATGGAATT encodes:
- the LOC132064786 gene encoding pyruvate kinase isozyme A, chloroplastic-like; this encodes MAVVGDLALMGTKISTSNKLISKLEKRVFGVPISSSQRFSFSHARNLEVNKSRTAIRAVLQVEKIQSSSELKEGSLLGFDVVSEKELKENGFLGLRKTKLVCTIGPACSSLDELEKLAMAGMNVARLNMCHNSREWHQDVIRKIKKLNQEKGYSVSVMIDTEGNQIQIVDHGSSSSVKAEEDSIWYFTTEKFEGSRPFTIQANYEGFSEGVNPGDEIVIDGGMATFEVIERVGNDLRCQCTDPGILLPRAKLSFWRDGTLLGRDYDLPTLSTKDWSDIVFGISEDIDFIAVSFVKDADAIKHLRDYLATKSSKAIKVLAKIESLESLRRLEEIVEASDGIMIARGDLGVEIPLEQIPSVQEEITYVCRQLNKPVIVASQLLESMVEYPTPTRAEVADISEAVRQYADALMLSGESAIGSYGMKALSVLRTTSTRMEQSCREENRQTLLHQCALGVSLPDQIAEQICNCAVEMADNLGVDAIFVYTRHGKMASLLSRNRPNPPIFAFTNDNSTRMALNLQWGVTPLLTDLSDDMEGNVKKTVELIKAKGMIKKDDAILVVSDFIPISAARSIFQSIQVMTIT